Within Claveliimonas bilis, the genomic segment TTGAAAAGCTCATTCAGAAGCTGAGAGACCACTCATACCAGCCGAACCCTGCAAGGCGTGTTTATATTGCGAAGAAAAACAGCAGTAAAAAGCGCCCATTGGGGATTCCGTCAACGGACGATAAACTGTTACAGGAAGTTGTCCGTATGATACTTGAAGCAATCTATGAGCCGACATTCTCTGATAATTCACATGGTTTCAGACCGAAAAGAAGTTGCCACACAGCGTTAAAAGAAATCGTAACGCTGTTCACTGGTGCAAAGTGGATAATCGAAGGAGACATTAAGGCTTGTTTTGACAGCTTCGACCACCATATCACAATACAGCTTTTGAGAAAGCGCATAAAAGATGAAGCGTTCATATCGCTGATGTGGAAGTTTCTAAGGGCAGGATATATGGAACAGTGGACATACCATGAAACGTACTCCGGCAGTCCACAAGGCTCCGGTGTCAGTCCGATACTTGCCAACATCTATCTGAATGAACTTGATGAGTTCATGGCAAGGATGAAAAAGAGTTTTGACAAAGGCGATACAAGAAGCCGTAAAGTCCACAAAGACCATGATAAGGTACGCTGGGCTTATCGGAAAGCGCAGAAAAATCTGGAAATAGAGCGCACAGAAGCAAACCTAGCAGCATTTAAAGAAGCAAGGAAAGTGATGTTGTCCACACCACATTTAGACGAGATGGATGAGAATTACAAAAGACTTCAATACAACCGTTACGCTGACGATTTCCTGATTTCAATAACAGGTTCAAAGCAGGATGCTGAAAATATCAAGGAACAGGTAAAGATATTTCTAAAAGACAAGCTAAATCTCACAATGTCGGAGGAGAAAACTCACGTTACCCATTCCTCTGAAAAGGTGCGGTATCTTGGATACGACATAAGAATATCAAGAAGTCAGGACACAAAGCGGACGAAAAAAGGTCTGCAACGGGTGTGGTATGGAAAAGTGCAGTTATATATGCCGAAAGAAAAATGGATTGCGAAACTGCACGAATACGGTGCGTTTAAAATCAAAAAAGACGAAAACGGCAAAGAGATTTGGAAGCCACTCCACAGAGGGGCGCTTATGCCATTAGACGATGTGGCAATCATCAGTAAATATAATTCTGAAATCAGAGGATTGTACAATTATTACAGGTTAGCAATCAATGTATGCAATCTGGGGAAATTTCATTCTATCATGCGTGGAAGCTGTTTAAAGACGTTGGCGGCAAAATATAATTCTTCTGTTATGAAGATGTATAAGAAATACCGTAGCGTAAAGGGCGACTTTGGCGCAGATTACAAAACCAAGAGTGGAACAAAGCGGTGTGAGTTTTACAATGAAGGATTTAGGCGTAATAACAATATCGCACCTGAATTTGTAGACATTATGCCGAAATACAGAGGGCAGATAAAACCGAATAGTCTTGCAGGACGTTTAAAAAGCGGACAATGCGAGATGTGCGGAGCAAACCCCGTGAAAGTGTATATGCACCATGTAAAGCGCTTAAAAGATTTGAACGCTGATAATGAATTTGATGAACTGATGTTACTGAAAAGGCGGAAGTCATTGGCTCTCTGCCCGAAATGCTACGAAGAAGCAAAGACAAAATCACTTAAACTATGAAAGATGGCGAGCCGTGTACATCGAGAGGTGTAAGCACGGTTCTGGAGGGGGTTACGCCAAGACCACGGACGAAAGGAAGTATGGCGTGGCGTTTCCTACCTTATGAACTTTACACCATGCAGCGCTATCTACAGTATGGTACTCTGGTAGAGAAGAATTTACAGCACTTTGACGCATGGGCGTCCACCTTTGGAGAGACTGTGACCGCACTGGAGATTGCGCCGGAGGGGAATGGATACCGCCTAAAGACACGGTTTGCCCGGTTCTATAACCTGCCGGAGCTTCTGCAGATGTTCCGGGAAGTAGCGGACATCCAGACAGCAGATATGTTGAATCTTCCCGTGCCAGAGGCGGAATATCGCGTAGTAAAGGTGGAGGCTACCGATTTACAGCGGGATATGGTGGAGGAACTGGGAAACCGGGCGGAAAAGGTACGGAACCATCAAGTGAATCCTAGAGAAGATAATATGCTCAAGATTACCAATGACGGAAGGAAACTGGCTCTTGATCAGAGACTTGCGAATCCACTTCTGCCGGATGATCCGGGGAGTAAAACCAATGCCTGTGTGGAGGAGATTTATCGTCACTGGGAAGAGGGAACGGATAAAAAGCTGACGCAGTTGGTATTCTGTGATCAGTCCACACCGAAAACAGACGGTACATTCAGTGTGTATAACGACATCCGGGATAAGCTGATTGCGAGGGGAATCCCACCGGAGGAGATTGCCTTTATCCATGACGCCAATACGGATGTGCGAAAGAAAGAACTGTTCTCAAAAGTCCGGAGAGGAGCTGTCCGTATCCTTATGGGCAGTACCTTTAAGATGGGAGCCGGAACGAATGTGCAGGATCGGATCATAGCCAGCCACGATCTGGACTGCCCCTGGCGGCCCCGTGACCTGGAGCAGAGGGCAGGAAGAACCATCCGGCAGGGCAACCAGAACCCGAAAGTGGAGATTATCCGGTATGTAACAGAGGGAACTTTTGATGCTTATCTCTATCAGAATATTGAGAATAAGCAGAAATATATCAGCCAGATCATGACATCCAAGAACCCGGCCCGAAGCGTGGAGGATATAGATGAAGTGGCTTTGTCTTATGCGGAGATCAAGGCTCTGGCCACAGGAAATCCTTATATTAAGGAAAAGATGGAACTGGACATACAGGTATCCAGGCTGCAGCTTTTAAAGCAGAGTTTTCTGAACCAGAAATATGAGATGGAGGATCAGGTGGCAAAACATCTTCCGGCACGGATCAGAGAGCAGGAAACATGGATTGCCCAGTATGAGGCAGACATTGCCCAGGTTAAGGCGCACACACCGCCGGATCGGGAAACTTTTCCGGTCATGCAGATCGGGGCTCACTCTTATACGGAGAAAAAGGAGGCAGGACAGGCGATCATTGACGCCTGCAAAGCCATGAAATCTCCGGAACCCGTGCCACTGGGGGATTATCGTGGACTTTCGATGGAGCTGTCCTATTCCTCTGCCAGCAAGGAATTTGTCATTGCTTTACATGGAAAAGGCACCTATAAAGTACCACTGGGAACGGATATTCATGGAAATATCACAAGACTCGATAATAAGCTCAATGAGCTGCCGGACAATCTTTCCCGCTGCCGGGAAGTTCTTGAAACCGTAAAATCCCAGTTAGAAAATGC encodes:
- a CDS encoding reverse transcriptase/maturase family protein is translated as MRSPENVLKSLSEKAKNKEYRYERLYRNLYNPEFYLLAYQNIATSQGSMTAGADGFTLDGMSMERIEKLIQKLRDHSYQPNPARRVYIAKKNSSKKRPLGIPSTDDKLLQEVVRMILEAIYEPTFSDNSHGFRPKRSCHTALKEIVTLFTGAKWIIEGDIKACFDSFDHHITIQLLRKRIKDEAFISLMWKFLRAGYMEQWTYHETYSGSPQGSGVSPILANIYLNELDEFMARMKKSFDKGDTRSRKVHKDHDKVRWAYRKAQKNLEIERTEANLAAFKEARKVMLSTPHLDEMDENYKRLQYNRYADDFLISITGSKQDAENIKEQVKIFLKDKLNLTMSEEKTHVTHSSEKVRYLGYDIRISRSQDTKRTKKGLQRVWYGKVQLYMPKEKWIAKLHEYGAFKIKKDENGKEIWKPLHRGALMPLDDVAIISKYNSEIRGLYNYYRLAINVCNLGKFHSIMRGSCLKTLAAKYNSSVMKMYKKYRSVKGDFGADYKTKSGTKRCEFYNEGFRRNNNIAPEFVDIMPKYRGQIKPNSLAGRLKSGQCEMCGANPVKVYMHHVKRLKDLNADNEFDELMLLKRRKSLALCPKCYEEAKTKSLKL